GGCGGCGGCACGGCGTACGCCTTCCAGGAGCTGACCGGCAAGGACACGGTCGCCGCAGCCGGTACGAGCACCCATGTGGTGCCGTCCAGCAAGAAGGGCGATGTCGCCGCGATCGCGGCCGCGGTCAGCCCGAGCGTGGTCGAGATCCAGGCGACCCTCAGCAACGGCTCGTCCACCGGCTCCGGCGTGATCATCACCTCGGGCGGCGAGATCGTCACCAACAACCACGTCATCTCCGGCGCGCAGTCCATCAAGGTGCGCACCAGCGACGGCAAGGGCTACACCGCCAGTGTCGTCGGCACCGACAGCTCCAAGGACCTCGCGCTGATCAAGCTGCAGGGTGCCTCCGGTCTGAAGCCCGCGGCCCTCGGCAACTCCTCGGACGTCCAGGTCGGTGACTCGGTCGTCGCGATCGGCTCCCCCGAGGGCCTGACCGGCACCGTCACCAGCGGTATCGTCTCCGCCCTCAACCGGGACGTGACCGTCTCCACCGACGAGAGCCAGGGTCAGGGCCAGGGCGGCGACGGCAACTGGCCGTTCCAGTTCGGCGGCCGTCAGTTCAACGGCGACACGGGTTCGTCGACGACGACGTACAAGGCGATGCAGACCGACGCGTCCCTCAACCCCGGCAACTCCGGCGGTGCGCTGATCGATGCGGGCGGCAACGTCATCGGCATCAACTCCGCGATGTACTCGTCGAGTCAGCAGTCCTCGTCGTCCTCGGACGCGGGCAGCATCGGCCTCGGGTTCGCGATCCCGATCAACACCGTCAAGTCCGACCTGGCCAAGCTGCGGGCGGGCAACAAGAGCTAACGCTTCACCCCTCAGTCAGCAGGGAGTACGTCATGATCACGAAGGTTTCGCACCAGATCGCCGTCCGCGGCCCCGCCGACATCCTCCTGGCCCTCTCGGTCTCGCAGGATCTGCACGCGCCCATCCCGGCACCCCGCGAGCCCGAGCCGGCCTCCCGTACCCCCAAGCCGGCGCCCCGCGCGCCCGAGCTGTTCGTGACGACGTTCCCGGAGCTGATGGGTCTGCGTACCTCCGCCGCCCGCACCCGCCGCCGCAAGGTCCCGCTGAACCGCCTGACCGCGGTCCGCGCCTGACCCCGGGCGGTGTGCCTCCCGGCCCGCCGATCGTGGCAGACCCCGCCGGTCGTGGCAGGCTGAGAGGCACCCGGCCATCCCGTCCATCCGCACCCCCATCCACCCGCACCCCATCCACCCGCACCCCGAGGAATCGCGAGCGATGAGTCCCGCCGAAGGCGACCGTGACCCCCAGCGCATCCTGATCGTCGACGACGAGCCGGCGGTACGCGAGGCGCTCCAGCGCAGCCTCGCGTTCGACGGGTACGACACGGAGGTGGCCGTCGACGGCGCGGACGCGCTGGAGAAGGCCACCGCCTACAAGCCCGACCTGGTCGTCCTGGACATCCAGATGCCCCGTATGGACGGCCTGACGGCGGCCCGCCGCATCCGCGGCGCCGGCGACACCACCCCGATCCTCATGCTCACGGCCCGCGACACGGTCGGCGACCGGGTCACCGGCCTCGACGCGGGCGCCGACGACTACCTGGTCAAGCCCTTCGAGCTGGACGAACTCTTCGCCCGGATCCGCGCCCTGCTGCGCCGCAGCTCCTACGCGGCCGCGGTGTCGGCCGAGGCCCAGGAGGACGAGGCACTGACCTTCGGCGACCTGCGCATGGACCTCGCGACCCGCGAGGTCACCCGGGGCGGCCGCCAGGTCGAACTGACCCGCACGGAGTTCACCCTCCTGGAGATGTTCATGGCGCACCCGCGCCAGGTCCTCACCCGCGAGCAGATCCTCAAGGCGGTCTGGGGCTTCGACTTCGAGCCGAGCTCGAACTCCCTGGACGTCTACGTCATGTACCTGCGCCGCAAGACGGAGGCCGGCGGCGAGCCTCGCCTGGTGCACACGGTGCGGGGCGTGGGGTACGTCCTGCGCCAGGGCGGCGCCGAGTGAGCAAGCTGCTGCGGCGGTACCGCGCGCTGCCGATCCGGGCCCGGCTGGCGATGCTGGTCGCGGCCGCGGTGGCGTTCGCGGTGGCGGCGGTCTCGGTGACCTGCTGGTTCATCGTGCAGCAGAAGCTGTACGACCTGGTCGACAAGGATCTGCAGACCTCCTCGCAGCATCCCGTGCGCGCCGGGCAGGTACTCGACCTGCTGGCCGCGTGCCCGCAGAAGCCGACGGAGTCCTCCAACGGCTGGCCGGGCCGCAACACCCTCTACTCGCAGTTGATCAAGGCGGACGGCACGACCTGCGTCTCGTCGACCTCCCCGGGCGTGGTGCGGACCACCTCGGCCGACCGGGCGATCGTCGGGCGCGACACCAGCCAGGGCGGCATCCTCCGCAACGGCACGGACACCGACGGCAACCCGGTGCGGGTGCTCACCATGCCGCTCGTGGTCGGCACGGACACCGGGGCCCAGGCGTATCCGGGTGCCGCCTGGATGACCGCCGTACCGCTCGCGAACACCGAGAAGACGCTCAACGACCTGGCCCTCGTCCTTCTCCTCGTCTCCGGGATCGGCGTCATAGGAGCCGGTGCCGCCGGGCTCGCCGTCGCCCGGGCGGGGCTGCGCCCCGTGGACAAGCTCACCGAGGCCGTCGAGCACGTGGCACGGACCGAGGACCTGGCCGTCCGGATCCCGGTGGAGGACGACAGCGACGACGAGATCGCCCGCCTCTCCCGCTCGTTCAACTCGATGACCACCGCCCTGGCAGGCTCCCGCGATCTCCAGCAGCAGCTGATCGCCGACGCCGGCCATGAGCTGCGGACGCCCCTGACGTCGTTGCGGACGAACATCGAACTCCTCACCCGCAGCGAGGAGACGGGCCGGCCGCTCCCGCCGGAGGACCGCAAGGCCCTGCTCGCCTCGGTCAAGGCCCAGATGACCGAACTGGCCTCGCTGATCGGCGACTTGCAGGAGCTGTCCCGCTCGGAGAACCAGCGGGGCGAGCGCGTCCAGGTGGTGTCCTTCCAGGACGCGGTCGAGGCGGCCCTGCGCCGCGCCCGGCTGCGCGGCCCGGAACTGACGATCACGTCGGACCTGGAGCCCTGGTACGTCCGGGGGGAGCCCACCGCGCTGGAGCGGGCGGTCGTCAACATCCTCGACAACGCGGTGAAGTTCAGCCCCGGGAACGGCACGGTCGAGGTGCGGCTCACCAAGGGCGTCCTGACCGTCCGCGACCACGGCCGCGGCGTCCCCGAGGACGAACTCCCGCACGTCTTCGACCGCTTCTGGCGCTCCCCCAGCGCCCGCGCCCTGCCGGGCTCCGGGCTCGGCCTGTCCATCGTGGCCCGTACGATCCAGCAGGCGGGCGGCGAGGTCACCCTGTCC
The genomic region above belongs to Streptomyces sp. CG1 and contains:
- a CDS encoding S1C family serine protease is translated as MTETQGNDAQRYPQQPYYSAPANHSAPMSPEWPPPPPYGPPTATDGMPAPEPRKKRNRGPVALLAAVAIVAAAVGGGTAYAFQELTGKDTVAAAGTSTHVVPSSKKGDVAAIAAAVSPSVVEIQATLSNGSSTGSGVIITSGGEIVTNNHVISGAQSIKVRTSDGKGYTASVVGTDSSKDLALIKLQGASGLKPAALGNSSDVQVGDSVVAIGSPEGLTGTVTSGIVSALNRDVTVSTDESQGQGQGGDGNWPFQFGGRQFNGDTGSSTTTYKAMQTDASLNPGNSGGALIDAGGNVIGINSAMYSSSQQSSSSSDAGSIGLGFAIPINTVKSDLAKLRAGNKS
- a CDS encoding response regulator transcription factor, whose product is MSPAEGDRDPQRILIVDDEPAVREALQRSLAFDGYDTEVAVDGADALEKATAYKPDLVVLDIQMPRMDGLTAARRIRGAGDTTPILMLTARDTVGDRVTGLDAGADDYLVKPFELDELFARIRALLRRSSYAAAVSAEAQEDEALTFGDLRMDLATREVTRGGRQVELTRTEFTLLEMFMAHPRQVLTREQILKAVWGFDFEPSSNSLDVYVMYLRRKTEAGGEPRLVHTVRGVGYVLRQGGAE
- a CDS encoding ATP-binding protein; the protein is MSKLLRRYRALPIRARLAMLVAAAVAFAVAAVSVTCWFIVQQKLYDLVDKDLQTSSQHPVRAGQVLDLLAACPQKPTESSNGWPGRNTLYSQLIKADGTTCVSSTSPGVVRTTSADRAIVGRDTSQGGILRNGTDTDGNPVRVLTMPLVVGTDTGAQAYPGAAWMTAVPLANTEKTLNDLALVLLLVSGIGVIGAGAAGLAVARAGLRPVDKLTEAVEHVARTEDLAVRIPVEDDSDDEIARLSRSFNSMTTALAGSRDLQQQLIADAGHELRTPLTSLRTNIELLTRSEETGRPLPPEDRKALLASVKAQMTELASLIGDLQELSRSENQRGERVQVVSFQDAVEAALRRARLRGPELTITSDLEPWYVRGEPTALERAVVNILDNAVKFSPGNGTVEVRLTKGVLTVRDHGRGVPEDELPHVFDRFWRSPSARALPGSGLGLSIVARTIQQAGGEVTLSPADGGGTVATVRLPGAPTPPPETPETATETPAG